One Fusobacterium nucleatum genomic window carries:
- a CDS encoding tRNA threonylcarbamoyladenosine dehydratase has protein sequence MFLQRTELLIGSDNIEKLKKSNVIVFGLGGVGGATVEALVRAGIGNLSIVDFDTIDKTNLNRQIITTQSVIGKAKVEVARDRILSINPNINLTIYPEKFLKENTDLFFKDKKYDYIVDAIDLVTPKLDLIEFATNSKIPIISCMGTGNKMNPAQFKVADIKKTSVCPLAKIIRKELKKRRINKLKVVYSDETPRKPLNLDGGREKNKNVGSISFVPPVAGMLLASEVIKDICKL, from the coding sequence ATGTTTTTACAGAGAACTGAACTATTAATTGGTTCTGATAACATAGAAAAATTAAAAAAATCTAATGTTATTGTTTTTGGACTTGGTGGAGTTGGTGGTGCTACTGTTGAAGCACTTGTTAGGGCTGGAATAGGAAATTTGTCCATTGTTGATTTTGATACTATTGATAAAACTAATTTAAATAGACAGATTATTACAACTCAATCTGTTATAGGCAAAGCAAAAGTTGAAGTAGCAAGAGATAGAATTTTATCAATCAATCCTAATATAAATTTAACTATATATCCTGAGAAATTTTTAAAAGAAAATACTGACTTATTTTTTAAAGATAAAAAATATGATTATATAGTTGATGCTATTGATTTAGTTACACCAAAGTTAGATTTAATAGAATTTGCAACTAATTCAAAAATTCCAATAATTTCTTGTATGGGAACTGGAAATAAGATGAATCCTGCGCAATTTAAGGTAGCAGATATTAAAAAGACTTCTGTTTGTCCCTTAGCAAAAATTATTAGAAAAGAATTAAAAAAAAGAAGAATTAACAAATTAAAAGTTGTTTATTCTGATGAAACACCAAGAAAACCACTTAATTTAGATGGTGGGCGTGAAAAAAATAAAAATGTTGGAAGTATTTCATTTGTACCACCTGTTGCGGGTATGTTACTAGCAAGTGAAGTAATAAAAGATATATGTAAACTATGA
- a CDS encoding flavodoxin — MKTIGIFYATLTKTTVGIVDEIEFFLKKDDFKTFNVKSGVKEIENFENLIFVTPTYQVGEAHAAWMNNLKKLEEIDFTGKVVGLVGLGNQFAFGESFCGGIRHLYDVIVKKGGKVVGFTSTDGYHYEETSIIEDGKFIGLALDEENQPSLTPKRIGDWIAEIKKEFK; from the coding sequence ATGAAGACTATTGGTATTTTTTATGCAACTCTTACAAAAACAACAGTAGGAATTGTTGATGAAATTGAATTCTTTTTAAAGAAAGATGATTTTAAAACTTTTAATGTAAAAAGTGGGGTTAAAGAAATAGAAAATTTTGAAAATCTCATTTTTGTTACACCTACTTATCAAGTTGGAGAAGCTCATGCAGCTTGGATGAATAATTTAAAAAAATTGGAAGAAATTGATTTTACTGGTAAAGTAGTTGGACTTGTTGGACTTGGAAATCAATTTGCATTTGGAGAATCTTTCTGTGGTGGAATAAGACATCTATATGATGTTATAGTAAAAAAAGGTGGTAAAGTAGTTGGATTTACAAGTACTGATGGTTATCACTATGAAGAAACAAGTATTATAGAGGATGGTAAATTTATAGGGCTTGCTCTTGATGAAGAAAATCAACCTAGTCTAACTCCAAAAAGAATTGGAGATTGGATAGCAGAAATAAAAAAAGAATTTAAATAA
- a CDS encoding Fic family protein, with the protein MNKILETLLEEKKIKLKGSLYHLTQINFSYNSNHIEGSQLTEEQTQYIYETNSFISNKEKVVSIDDINETINHFKCFDYILENVNILDENLIKTLHKILKNNTSDSQKEWFKVGDYKLKANFIGNTKTTSPSNVSKEMKKLLDEYNSKAKITFDDIVDFHYRFEAIHPFQDGNGRVGRLIMFKECLRNDIVPFIIDEEHKLFYYRGLKNYEKDKAYLIETCLSAQDKYIKLLNDLEIFK; encoded by the coding sequence ATGAATAAAATTTTAGAAACTTTATTAGAAGAAAAAAAAATAAAATTAAAGGGAAGTCTTTATCATTTAACACAAATTAATTTTTCATATAACTCAAATCATATTGAGGGAAGTCAACTAACAGAAGAACAAACTCAATATATCTATGAAACTAATTCTTTTATAAGTAATAAAGAAAAAGTTGTATCTATTGATGATATAAATGAAACAATCAATCATTTTAAATGTTTTGATTATATTTTAGAAAATGTAAATATCTTAGATGAAAATTTAATAAAAACTTTACATAAAATTTTAAAAAATAATACTTCTGACTCTCAAAAAGAATGGTTCAAAGTAGGAGACTATAAGCTAAAAGCAAATTTTATAGGAAATACAAAAACTACAAGTCCAAGTAATGTTTCAAAAGAAATGAAAAAATTACTTGATGAATATAACTCTAAGGCTAAAATAACATTTGATGATATTGTAGATTTTCATTATAGGTTTGAGGCTATTCACCCTTTTCAAGATGGAAACGGTAGAGTAGGTAGACTTATTATGTTTAAAGAATGTTTAAGAAATGATATTGTCCCTTTTATTATAGATGAAGAACATAAATTATTTTATTATAGAGGTTTAAAAAATTATGAGAAAGATAAAGCTTACTTAATTGAAACTTGTCTTTCTGCACAAGATAAATATATTAAATTATTAAATGATTTAGAAATTTTTAAATAA
- a CDS encoding DUF4241 domain-containing protein, with the protein MQPTKEWLEKWEKVKNKLQPNSNIEDYFTLKEIAGKELDVMDIGPCSIPTGEFLVSDPLVYLLDRSNEPYIQKIPTGEFKTEVYVVKASDGDCDRYAAVRLKFNTNKIAYYEEAMLGDEELDDIQEGDFFGFNVDAGLACICDKKLHSLYCDFNEKWIKENPDGNTYDDYFAKLFKKSYEDNPKYQRKDGDWINWTIPGTDYHLPIFQSGFGDGGYPVYLAYDKDGNVCQLIIEFIDIELAYFETDEEDEE; encoded by the coding sequence ATGCAACCAACAAAAGAATGGTTAGAAAAATGGGAAAAGGTTAAAAATAAATTACAACCAAATTCTAATATTGAAGATTATTTTACTTTAAAAGAAATTGCTGGAAAAGAATTAGATGTTATGGATATTGGACCTTGTTCTATTCCAACAGGAGAATTTTTAGTTAGTGATCCTTTAGTGTATTTACTAGATAGATCTAATGAACCTTATATACAAAAAATTCCTACTGGTGAATTTAAAACAGAAGTTTATGTTGTTAAAGCTAGTGATGGAGATTGTGATAGATATGCAGCAGTTAGATTAAAATTTAACACTAATAAAATTGCTTATTATGAAGAAGCTATGTTAGGTGATGAAGAATTAGATGATATACAAGAAGGAGATTTCTTTGGTTTTAATGTTGATGCTGGACTTGCTTGTATCTGTGATAAAAAATTACATAGTCTATATTGTGACTTTAATGAAAAATGGATAAAAGAAAATCCTGATGGAAATACTTATGATGATTATTTTGCCAAATTATTTAAAAAAAGCTATGAAGATAATCCTAAGTATCAAAGAAAAGATGGTGACTGGATAAATTGGACTATACCTGGAACAGATTATCATTTACCTATATTTCAATCTGGCTTTGGAGATGGTGGTTATCCTGTATATTTAGCTTATGATAAAGATGGCAATGTATGTCAACTTATTATAGAGTTTATTGATATTGAATTAGCTTATTTTGAAACAGATGAAGAAGATGAAGAATAA
- a CDS encoding zeta toxin family protein, whose translation MDKYFYIFADVNGSGKSTLYKTNFLNKDIKNSIRINTDEIVYSFGDWKSNIDQIKAGKIAIQLRNKCFLEEKSFNEETTLTGKTILKIINKAKDLGYKIHLYYIGIDNPEIARERVKNRVARGGHGISFNLIEKRYYESLKNLEKIIHQCDFIEIFDNSKKFIRIFYYENKQIYINNIEKVNWITEKLKSLINNL comes from the coding sequence ATGGATAAATATTTTTATATTTTTGCTGATGTAAATGGTTCTGGAAAATCTACACTTTATAAAACTAATTTTTTAAATAAAGATATTAAAAATAGTATAAGAATTAATACAGATGAAATTGTTTATTCTTTTGGAGATTGGAAAAGTAACATAGATCAGATAAAAGCTGGAAAAATAGCTATTCAATTAAGAAATAAATGTTTTTTAGAAGAAAAATCTTTTAATGAAGAAACAACTTTGACAGGAAAAACTATTTTAAAAATAATTAATAAAGCGAAAGATTTAGGTTATAAAATACATCTTTATTATATAGGAATTGATAATCCTGAAATTGCAAGAGAAAGAGTTAAAAATAGAGTAGCAAGAGGTGGGCATGGAATTTCTTTTAACCTTATTGAAAAAAGATATTATGAATCACTTAAAAATTTAGAAAAAATTATCCATCAATGTGATTTTATTGAAATTTTTGATAATAGTAAAAAATTTATTAGAATTTTTTATTATGAAAATAAACAGATTTATATAAATAATATTGAAAAAGTTAATTGGATAACTGAAAAACTTAAAAGTTTAATAAATAATTTATAA
- the gpmA gene encoding 2,3-diphosphoglycerate-dependent phosphoglycerate mutase — protein sequence MKLVLIRHGESAWNLENRFTGWKDVDLSPKGIEEAKSAGKILKEMNLVFDVAYTSYLKRAIKTLNIVLEEMDELYIPVYKSWRLNERHYGALQGLNKAETAKKYGDEQVHIWRRSFDIAPPSIDKNSEYYPKSDRRYADLADSDIPLGESLKDTIARVLPYWHSDISKSLQEGKNVIVAAHGNSLRALIKYLLNISNEDILNLNLVTGKPMVFEIDKDLKVLSAPELF from the coding sequence ATGAAATTAGTTTTAATCCGTCATGGAGAAAGTGCATGGAACTTAGAAAATAGATTTACAGGTTGGAAAGATGTTGATTTAAGTCCAAAAGGAATTGAAGAAGCAAAATCAGCAGGTAAAATTTTAAAAGAAATGAATTTAGTTTTTGATGTTGCTTATACTTCATATTTAAAAAGAGCAATCAAAACTTTAAATATTGTTTTAGAAGAAATGGATGAATTATATATTCCAGTATATAAATCATGGAGATTAAACGAAAGACACTATGGAGCATTACAAGGATTAAATAAAGCAGAAACTGCAAAAAAGTATGGAGATGAACAAGTACATATTTGGCGTCGTAGTTTTGATATAGCTCCTCCATCAATAGATAAAAATAGTGAATACTACCCAAAATCAGATAGAAGATATGCAGATTTAGCAGACTCTGATATTCCATTGGGAGAAAGCTTAAAAGATACAATAGCAAGAGTATTACCTTATTGGCATTCAGATATTTCAAAAAGTTTACAAGAAGGTAAAAATGTTATAGTTGCTGCTCATGGAAATAGTTTAAGAGCATTGATAAAATATTTATTAAATATTTCAAATGAAGATATTTTAAATCTAAACTTAGTTACAGGAAAACCTATGGTATTTGAAATAGATAAAGATTTAAAAGTGTTATCTGCACCTGAATTATTCTAA